Genomic segment of Zingiber officinale cultivar Zhangliang chromosome 11B, Zo_v1.1, whole genome shotgun sequence:
CAGACTTCTCAGGGACTCCTGGGCATGACCGGACTTGtactaatggcaagtcaccaggaggaggagagcatagatgaaggggaggCTCCTTAGAAGAAAGCTGCAGCGAGGAAAAAGAAGCAGACTTTAGAGCGGATCTtgtaagtgaggtatgtttaaTACCCCTGACCAGTTATACTCAAGTATTAAATCTATGACTAGATCCTTATGTAAgctaaaatcaaaaaataataacttaaaaaaaagaagttcttaaattaaaaataatcttaagCAAAAAATTACCTTttctttagaaatgtatgataaattaaaggaagaaaataaagaattgaagaACCAAATTGAAAAATTTAGAAATTCTACATGTCTTAATCAAAATgttaagaaaaattatagaagtctaaattggtatcttaaatactataaaggataaattagaaaaatataataaaaatatgttccaaaaaaatttcttattaactctgtaggtaaaaatttattttgggcccaaaatctttttaaaataaataaatgattatgCATGTTTAGAAATATTTGCAAAATCAAGTTGGTATGCTTACTATTATTTCTGAAATTTTCTTTTACTAGAATAGAAAATCTCTCAGTATTAAATTTTTCTGATTTTTGTTAAATCATAATTCTTCTGATAAGTATTTTGAAATTCTTGATTTTTagactattaaaattatttttaaaatatttatttttgaaaagaatcataactagtcaaaatatttttatattgttAGAAATTCTTATCCAAATTTCTTCTACTAATGAATTATTGAATTTTTGttcgaaaatatatttttttataaatttttgataaataatgatATTTTTATGGATTATTTGTCGAAAACTTCAtttttaaatctaaaaattcttgaaactttatttttttttaattttaatttttctttaaccgtacattcttttattattacttgcaaaatatttgaggatttattttttaacttgCAAAACCTATTTTTGTATCAAAATGATTTGTATGCGCTAAAAAAAAATTTTCGTAAAAATTTTCTGTTGAACcttaaggaaaattttcaaaacttaaactcATCTTTTTGCAAATGTAATTATTAATTATGTTTCCTTACCTCtagaaaagtttttcaaacttttctaatagtttactttatgttttcaaatttttttctcaattttcttttgatgtgatcaatgaGGGAGAAATAAGTAAAGTTAAGGAGAATAAGGGGGACTTAGGATTTTTatctttgtatttattttttttacatttaacTTGTTTAAATTCATTGCTTTACTATTTTATTACACTTTTAACTCTAAAGTTGAACTtgaattgatgcacatcaaaaaaggggagattgttagaactcgaggtagttttgatatggtcaaccaagttcagttagatcctgctgtgtttgatccttgtgtctaagtgtgcaggaacttatgaacataagaagttgagcggaagacgtagctagcgagaaggacgacacgggagagagtcggcgggctcggtgcatccgagggacgaggtgctgcagaagagtacactggtggacgagaaggacgtgtacGACGtttgagagacgagaagccggggaggaagcctgcttgaggagaagactAGAAGATGGATCCGGATGAGTCCAATTTCGGATGAACGAAATCACCAAGGCGATCGAAGCAACAGAAGAGCCAATGGGGATCTACGGAGcggctggaggtgccctcaatttGGTTATAGGCACCTTCGTGCCTTTAtgttggaagacgccttcaactaCCCATGGAAGGCGCGTTcaaccctttgaaggcgccttagactgggAAAAATTAATCGTTAGCGAAGATAAACCTTATATTCGCTTGcctcgctagaggcgccttccaccttGTTGGAGGCATCTTCCAgcctcggataagatttttcaggggctataaaaatacCCCTGGACCTAGCAAATAGTCAACACCTCAAGTATTCATTTCCTCGTAACTTTCTGAGTGTTCAAcgactgtaagaggcttctccgcctttaaccaagtaactttctgtacctctttattttattagttgagtTGGGTTGGGGATTTCCCCGTCAAGTCTGCCCGGGCAAACCCGTCTAACAAATCAtgcacatgaatcaacttggttTAATGCAATCGAAGCCTTAGATTTGCATGCGTCCACACGTGAAAGAGAGCATCTCCTCATGTATTTATTCATAACATGAATAgttgtgaatcaatataaaccaaccaatataCCTTGAAACTCTCAATATggaactaaagtctcattcatctTTCATCTCTACCTCttttccattcacatatatccaacactcCTTTGATTTGTCTACTCGATAAATTTGAAACGCTATGCACACTACCTTTAAAATATTCGTCTAGAttaaattttgatcattttaattGTTCCACAAGTATTTTATCACTACTAGAGCAAAATATGATAGCACTCATCCCAAACGGTTCAATATCATCGTCCCCTAGGTTAGATACAGACAAATAAATCACGAAAAACATTTTGCCCTAGAATAACAATCCGTTACATAAAAAGATCTAGCATCCAACGAGGCACTACGATCAAATGTATGGGACAACTGGTACCATTTTAATTAGACCATTGAATTGTGAGCTGGGAATGCAGAAAATTGAAGATTCTAGCGTCCAAGTTTCAGAAAAAACttcatttgtttttttctctCTCTGACTACTAACATGGACCTTAAAGCACAAGAGCATtcggatttattattattattatttggtctTTGGATCCCAAATAACACATTTTGTTAAGGGGTGGAAGAGTCCTgcaatatatttttattactttgaACTCCACCTTCCTTCTAGAACTTCTGGCTGAGTAAAACATTGACATACCTCATGAAGAAACGTCTGAACATTGAGAACATCTGCCACCTCCATTAATCCATCAACTGCAAGACAAGGAAGAGTTTTCAAACTTTGAATTCAAACTAGGATTTATGTCTAATGTTCAAAGTCTCAGAAAAAGGGTCTTACTCTGCCACCTTGAACATTATGCTCTTCGTTTCTACCAGCATATTATATAAGTTCACAAAAACTATTGTCATTTACAACCATGGATCCAAGGATAACTGATGCATTTCAATGTATTCAACAAATTTGATCCATCTACACTCCCTCTTTTTtggaaaaggaaaggaaaagattagcTATCATTTGCAAACATTTTTATTCATTCAATGGACTGAAGTTGCTTCAATTTGGAGCAATGAAAAAGACTTTATCTGATATGTGCATAAAGTATAAATTAGATCCACATCATACAGATATATATACATTTCTTCAATTAACCTGATGATACTTTCATATGATGCATCTCTGTTAAAGCTTGTTTTACATGCTATTGTTAGGTGTTGTATCTTGACTCACCCACTTGCCAGCAACAGTATCAGGCGAGCACACCTCAATGTTCGGTACTAAACAAGCATCATCTTGAGTCACAACAGCATCCATGTCTTTCTTTTCTGACTTGCTCGTCGCACTCTTGATCGCTTTTAGCACCTGAAGAACCTCCTTAAAGGTTGGCCTCATGTCCCCAGCAGGTTGCAAACACTTGAATGCCAGTTCTGCAACCATGGTGATCATCCTCCTTGTTAACTCATCAGATTGGTACCAAAGCTCAGGATCAACCAATTTAACCATTTCATGGTTCTGAATCTTGGTGATCGCCATGTTAGCTAAATTAATCTCACTCCTTTCCCTTTCAATATCAATGGCTGGCTTGGAGGATATAAGCTCAACAAGCACCACCCCAAAGCTGTAGACATCACTCTTATCAGTGAGTTGGAAACATCGATGGTACTCTGGGTCCACATACCCCGGTGTGCCTTGTGGAGCAGTAGATACATGTGTAGCATCAGTTGGAAAGAGGCGAGAAAGCCCGAAATCTGCAACTTTGACATGAAAACTGCAGTCTAGTAGAATGTTTGTAGTTTTGACATCGCGATGCATGATTGGAACTGCATGTAAGTATGCAAGAGCATCAGCTATCTCAATGGCTATGTTGAGACGCATAGACCATGTGAGGATCCTTTCAGTAGCGCGGCTCCCATGGAGATGATCAGCAAGGGTACCATTTGGTATAAATTCATAGACAAGGAGGAGCTCATGACTGTGTTGTGAAGTGCAGCCATATAGGCTGACTAGATTTTGATGACGAAGATGGGAAAGAATCTTCACCTCATTCATGAAGACCTCGACCCTCTTGTAGTTTTTCCCATATAGGCGCTTGATTGCAACTGTTCGACCATCTCGGAGTTCACCTAAATAGCAGAAAGAAGATTGACTGAATATGTTCAAGCAGGATCAATGCTGCAACTTATATGGAAACTAATATTGTTTTGCCTTGCACCTTTATAGACGGTGCCAAAGCCTCCATCACCAAGTTCTCTCGATGGATGAAAGCAATCAGTAGCTTCCAAAAGCTCCTCAAAGGAGAAGACATGGATTTGGAAATGATCACTCATTGATGTGTCCTTCAGGGAATAATTTCTACTGAGAGACTTGGAGGATGCagatttattttggctttttcgGAGTTTGCAAAGGAGAAAGATGATAGCACATGCTAGAGCAATGAAACCAGCTGATCCAGCAAGACCTGTATGAGAATTTCATGATTGAGTGGTAGCAGAGATCAAAACAATCATAACATTTGGCTGGATGATTGCACAAGTATTAGGCAAGACAATCCAACCGTCTAACACAGTCATGATTTTAAATCTTATGTAAAATAGTCTGAGAGGAGATCATCGGAAGAAGAAAGAGCAAACTCCAAAACTAGATGATAAACTAAAGATCTCGCGGTCACATTTATGGAGAGGCATGGTTCGTTTTGCTGGTAAAACTGAACCAAAACCATAACCTTTTTCAATTTGAAGTAAAATCAAACCACAACTAAACTGAAACCAAAATGTTCGAGTTGAAATAAaactgaaaattttaaaatggcACTGGTGGGAACTGAGAACAACGTTAGCATAGAGTTTTGGTATTGTCATTAATGTGAAAGTAGGGAACTAAGCTAAGATGTCCAAAGGGAGAGGATATAGAACACCAATGGCATAGCCAAACGATGACACAAATGGATGATCAGTATTGAGTACTAGGGAAGCTACAGTCATTGACTAATCTGAATTTTTTTATGCATGAGGTAGTTAAATCTGATTTTTCTCAAAGTTATTGATGAATGAGAAATCAGTGTATAAAAGTAAAATGTTATGAAACCCATCTCAAGGTGATTGCAAGAATGTTCCTTACCTGCCGCTAATTTCCACCTTGAATTCTTCCCTGCACATCAAGAACAAATCACGTCGATATTAGAGAACAATCTGTTCCGAACGTTCTTGCTCGTAGTTATGACAAAATACAAGTTATACAGGAACATACTTACCACCACATCTGCTTGTATCGATTCCATCATGGCAAATGCAAATGAACTTTGCCATCGAACTGTCGTAGCCACATCGGCCACCACTATTGTTGCACGCTGCACAAGCTGGAGCAATCCAATTCGACAACCACCCGGTGCGTAACAAGGGATGATAGTCACTGCTGGCACTTAAATTAGAGTAGCTCATCACCGGCATAATAGTATAATTATTACAATTTCTATCAGGCAAGTTCGTGTGGTCTTGAATGAACTCCCCGCCATAGAAGCCCATAGAATTAAAGCGAGAACAAGTAAGGTTTTCATAGTCTCGAAGATTAATTCCTTCAATCGAGCAGTTGTAGAGAAATTTGTTGGTATATAGGGAAAAAGGGTAGACATCAAAGACGGTACCTGAGAGAAGTAATATGCAGGGATCGTAGTCGCCAAATGTAAGTTGAATCGAATTGTTATTGTAGAAGATGTTGACGACGTTAAATGAAAAGCGAAAAAAAGTAAGAGTTAGGATTGAGCCGGCGCATGATAGGGCAAAGGGAGGAGGGCCGCAGAAGGAGTGGTTTTGCTCAGTGAGGGAGAAAGGGTACTGGACCAAGTGTTTCCCGCATGTCCGCGGCGCGCAATCTTCGTACCGAGGAAGGGCCTCAATCGCCGATCTTTCTTCCACCAAAAAGAGGATCAAGAGCCCCAGCAAGATTTTGGACGacattggagaagaagaacgcACCAGGATTAGTTCCCACATCGCCGCGGACCGCAATCCCTAAATCTCGGAGCAGGGGCGAGCTCTGCTCTGCTCTCTGCCTGCCACTGAAGAAAGGATCCGGATCGAGGAGCTGGCTCTCCTAGCAAGAAGATAGAGATAGCAACTGCGGAAGAAGATTAGTCTTTACTCTTTGCAACGTCTCAACTCTCCGGTGGATGATTCTTTCCCCATTGTGGTACAGGTATGCAAATTGGCAGGCCGCCATTACCTGTAGGTTTGACTCTTAAAAAGTCTGACTTGGTTAGCCATGTGGATCATAATTCGCACCAGATGACGGAAGATGAGAGCGATGGCATCGAAGGCTGCGGTAATCGCGATGTTGACTTCCGAAAGCTAATCGTATTATTGAATGACGAGTGGTGGAGTAAACTAGTTCATTCAACGAACAAGATGAGATGTGACGTATTTCTGGTTTGAACGTGCTGCATGTTGTCCGGTGACTGaggatttttgtttttttatgggAATTATGGACTTCTTTAATGTATGGTATGGATTTTTTGATAGACCATATACAGTTGAGTGTGAGTTTAACCCAATCTCTGAGCCTAACATGGCCCATATTCATCTCTGACAAATTATTTGAGAGactaatttagatttttttttggtcGAACGACTACTTTGAACTTTGAATGATATAAATTTCCATTGATGAGCAAGCCAgcaatttgtatttttttttaaaatcaaaatgagTGAATTAATTTGCAAGTCCCCTTAACTGTGTCTGtccaaagtcaaagaaattgtcAACAAAATCCTACATATCTTGCTCCAGTAGATTCTTCCTACTATTTGATTAGTAGTCGATTGTCCTTCGTAGCCCCTTCCCAATATTTTCAAGCCCATGCAATGGAAGGTCAACTCCTCTGTTCTTATCTGTTTGTCACACCGATTAAGGTTCTAATTAATTCGGTCAGACAACGCCGCCTGCCACCGTACTCGTTGAACCGCAGCCGAATTCTTTGAGCGAGCAGTTTTTTTCTCACTCATCCATCTCCCCTGCAGACCCGGCATCCTATTCCTTAAACACGAAATCTAAAAACACACAGGAACTGTCTCTCTCAAATGTGTTCAAAATCTTGTTACGACTCGAGAAAATTTTCCATTT
This window contains:
- the LOC122033579 gene encoding LEAF RUST 10 DISEASE-RESISTANCE LOCUS RECEPTOR-LIKE PROTEIN KINASE-like 1.2 isoform X2, producing MGFYGGEFIQDHTNLPDRNCNNYTIMPVMSYSNLSASSDYHPLLRTGWLSNWIAPACAACNNSGGRCGYDSSMAKFICICHDGIDTSRCGGKNSRWKLAAGLAGSAGFIALACAIIFLLCKLRKSQNKSASSKSLSRNYSLKDTSMSDHFQIHVFSFEELLEATDCFHPSRELGDGGFGTVYKGELRDGRTVAIKRLYGKNYKRVEVFMNEVKILSHLRHQNLVSLYGCTSQHSHELLLVYEFIPNGTLADHLHGSRATERILTWSMRLNIAIEIADALAYLHAVPIMHRDVKTTNILLDCSFHVKVADFGLSRLFPTDATHVSTAPQGTPGYVDPEYHRCFQLTDKSDVYSFGVVLVELISSKPAIDIERERSEINLANMAITKIQNHEMVKLVDPELWYQSDELTRRMITMVAELAFKCLQPAGDMRPTFKEVLQVLKAIKSATSKSEKKDMDAVVTQDDACLVPNIEVCSPDTVAGKWLMD
- the LOC122033579 gene encoding LEAF RUST 10 DISEASE-RESISTANCE LOCUS RECEPTOR-LIKE PROTEIN KINASE-like 1.2 isoform X1; translation: MGFYGGEFIQDHTNLPDRNCNNYTIMPVMSYSNLSASSDYHPLLRTGWLSNWIAPACAACNNSGGRCGYDSSMAKFICICHDGIDTSRCGGKNSRWKLAAGLAGSAGFIALACAIIFLLCKLRKSQNKSASSKSLSRNYSLKDTSMSDHFQIHVFSFEELLEATDCFHPSRELGDGGFGTVYKGELRDGRTVAIKRLYGKNYKRVEVFMNEVKILSHLRHQNLVSLYGCTSQHSHELLLVYEFIPNGTLADHLHGSRATERILTWSMRLNIAIEIADALAYLHAVPIMHRDVKTTNILLDCSFHVKVADFGLSRLFPTDATHVSTAPQGTPGYVDPEYHRCFQLTDKSDVYSFGVVLVELISSKPAIDIERERSEINLANMAITKIQNHEMVKLVDPELWYQSDELTRRMITMVAELAFKCLQPAGDMRPTFKEVLQVLKAIKSATSKSEKKDMDAVVTQDDACLVPNIEVCSPDTVAGKWVSQDTTPNNSM